One part of the Novipirellula aureliae genome encodes these proteins:
- a CDS encoding cytochrome-c peroxidase produces MKYSVTSIVQHLVLLAISLAAAQAYAQDLEAIPKTAAKRGDSKEKIELGKSLYFDPRLSATGTVSCNSCHNLMEGGDDGRATSMGVDGLTGPRNAPTVWNSVFQASQFWDGRSATLEDQAKGPMVANVEMGMIGHDQVVSRIKDIPGYVVQFEATFGKTDSVTIENAVDAIAAFERTLITPNSALDRYLVGDKQAMNEAQIRGMELFESTGCTECHAGPALNGWQPGSDAEFVDFPRFEDSPYVEKYDFVADVGRSMATGDNGDDHYFKTPTLRNITLTAPYFHNGRVNSLTEAIRVMASTQLDVKFTDQELADLAAFMEALEGEFPNLTFPRLPSRSGESVIHASLNAGPSDQG; encoded by the coding sequence ATGAAATACTCAGTCACATCAATCGTCCAACACCTCGTCCTTCTCGCTATCTCGCTTGCTGCTGCACAAGCTTATGCCCAAGACTTGGAGGCGATTCCCAAGACCGCCGCCAAGCGGGGGGATTCGAAAGAGAAGATCGAACTTGGTAAGAGTCTTTACTTTGATCCACGACTCTCTGCTACCGGTACCGTTTCCTGCAACAGTTGTCACAACTTGATGGAGGGCGGTGACGATGGCCGTGCAACGTCGATGGGCGTCGACGGCCTGACGGGACCTCGTAATGCACCCACCGTTTGGAACTCCGTCTTTCAGGCCTCACAATTTTGGGACGGCCGGTCGGCGACGCTCGAAGACCAAGCGAAAGGCCCGATGGTTGCCAATGTTGAAATGGGAATGATCGGACATGACCAAGTGGTAAGCCGCATCAAAGACATCCCCGGCTACGTGGTGCAGTTTGAAGCAACGTTTGGAAAAACAGATTCCGTTACGATTGAAAACGCGGTCGACGCGATTGCTGCCTTCGAGCGGACTCTGATCACGCCCAACTCAGCTCTCGACCGGTATCTCGTTGGCGACAAACAGGCCATGAACGAGGCCCAAATTCGCGGCATGGAACTCTTCGAGTCGACCGGCTGTACCGAATGTCACGCTGGCCCGGCACTCAACGGCTGGCAACCCGGAAGTGACGCCGAGTTTGTCGATTTTCCCCGATTTGAAGATTCCCCCTATGTCGAAAAGTATGACTTCGTTGCGGACGTTGGACGCTCAATGGCAACGGGGGATAACGGGGATGACCATTATTTCAAAACGCCGACCTTGCGAAACATCACGCTGACGGCCCCCTACTTCCACAATGGTCGTGTCAATTCATTGACGGAAGCCATTAGGGTGATGGCGTCCACGCAGCTTGATGTTAAATTCACAGATCAAGAGCTCGCCGACTTGGCGGCTTTCATGGAAGCATTGGAAGGCGAGTTTCCAAATCTCACCTTCCCTCGACTCCCATCACGTTCAGGCGAATCGGTTATTCACGCTTCGCTCAATGCTGGTCCCAGCGACCAGGGCTAA
- a CDS encoding peroxidase family protein, translating to MENFIRRWIDNPQPASRKATTKKQRNKRRTMRRRLRAESLEARQLLAANIFHNDVVPEDVNEDGVVSAIDALTIINRLSYASQRGAIDDGGLLQRGPGEMTDVNNDGVDSPLDALMVINRLSRDRGRFRSPDSGNHHDIDLPADDRDELPSELPTETPLSGLPTEYRSIDGSANNLENTELGTVGTQLIRVADNDYADGISEPAGEDRPSAREISNVLATDDGLISDRDMSAFVYVWGQFIDHDITRTPSGGESFDIEVPTGDEYFDPFGTGSQTISLTRSLYDSETGVDSPREQINTITTWLDGSVVYGSDDATATALRTLSDGQLKTSEGDLLPFNNEETFPDGTLAMDNDAGIVPNDELFAAGDVRANENIELTAIQTLFVREHNRLAEEIAAADSTLSDEEIYQQARAIVVAELQAITYNEWLPAFLGADTISDYEGYDSSVDPTIANEFSTAAFRFGHSLLGDDVEFLDNEGNESAEEIPLSQAFSNPEAVSENGIDSIIKYLTADPSSELDIQTVDSVRNFLFGPPGSDGLDLVSLNIQRGRDHGLSDYNSTRVAYGLDPVESFADITSDPDVQEKLEQLYGSVDDIDLWVGGLVEDHVEGASVGETFQAIITDQFERLRDADRFWYENTFSESALAEIESTTLADIVERNTELTDLQNDVFFFSASISGTVTTDSDGRTSANANDISKQGGTTQGASDQVIQLVSDGEVVAETTTDSEGHYRFDVQDGLRTGEYEVHLISQTDDVATTIAMKEVAITTGDVHLQDLNFSITCDDNGDEIEVTPSGDHSGSRPDSGQRSGSGQRSNLDPRSGPGFGNEQSSNGQSSRADLTRGSSLSPDLVDPFFSGQEDAFGNRTR from the coding sequence ATGGAAAACTTCATCAGACGCTGGATTGACAATCCTCAACCCGCAAGTCGAAAAGCAACAACCAAGAAGCAGAGAAACAAACGCCGAACCATGCGTCGACGTCTCAGGGCGGAATCGTTGGAAGCTCGGCAGTTGTTGGCGGCCAACATCTTTCACAACGACGTGGTGCCGGAAGATGTGAACGAAGATGGTGTCGTTTCCGCTATCGATGCATTGACGATCATCAATCGTTTGAGCTACGCATCTCAACGCGGCGCTATTGACGACGGTGGTCTACTGCAGCGCGGACCTGGCGAAATGACGGACGTCAATAATGATGGCGTCGATAGCCCGCTTGACGCGCTGATGGTGATCAATCGATTGAGTCGTGATCGAGGTCGGTTTCGTTCGCCAGACAGCGGCAACCACCATGACATCGACTTGCCCGCTGACGATAGGGATGAATTGCCCAGCGAACTTCCAACGGAGACGCCGCTGAGTGGCCTGCCGACGGAATACCGATCGATCGACGGGTCGGCAAACAATCTTGAAAATACCGAACTGGGCACCGTCGGCACGCAACTGATTCGCGTTGCCGACAATGACTACGCCGATGGGATTTCGGAACCTGCTGGTGAAGATCGCCCCAGCGCACGCGAGATCAGCAACGTTTTGGCGACCGACGATGGTCTGATCAGCGATCGTGACATGTCCGCTTTCGTCTATGTGTGGGGGCAGTTCATCGACCACGACATCACACGCACACCATCGGGCGGCGAGTCGTTTGACATTGAGGTTCCAACAGGCGATGAATACTTCGATCCGTTCGGGACAGGAAGCCAAACCATCTCGCTGACTCGATCCTTGTATGATTCCGAAACCGGAGTCGATTCTCCCCGTGAGCAAATCAACACGATCACAACCTGGCTTGATGGTTCGGTTGTTTACGGGTCCGACGACGCCACCGCGACGGCGCTGAGAACACTTTCAGACGGTCAATTGAAGACGAGCGAAGGCGACTTGCTGCCGTTCAACAATGAAGAGACCTTTCCGGACGGAACACTGGCGATGGACAACGACGCCGGGATCGTTCCCAACGACGAGCTGTTTGCTGCCGGCGATGTGCGTGCCAACGAGAACATTGAGCTGACCGCAATCCAGACATTGTTCGTTCGCGAACACAATCGGCTGGCTGAAGAGATTGCCGCAGCAGACTCAACGCTGTCGGATGAAGAAATCTACCAACAAGCTCGAGCGATCGTGGTCGCGGAACTGCAAGCGATCACCTACAACGAATGGCTACCAGCATTCTTGGGCGCAGACACGATCAGTGATTATGAAGGCTATGACTCATCCGTTGACCCCACGATTGCCAACGAGTTCTCCACCGCAGCCTTCCGGTTTGGACACAGCTTGCTAGGCGACGATGTCGAGTTTTTGGATAACGAAGGGAACGAAAGCGCCGAAGAGATTCCGCTGAGTCAAGCCTTCTCCAATCCAGAAGCCGTGTCCGAGAATGGAATCGATTCCATCATCAAATATCTGACGGCCGACCCTTCCTCCGAACTGGATATCCAAACCGTTGATAGCGTCCGCAATTTCCTTTTTGGACCTCCCGGATCGGACGGGCTCGACTTGGTGAGCTTGAACATCCAGCGGGGCAGGGACCATGGGTTGTCTGATTACAACTCAACGCGGGTCGCCTATGGACTCGATCCTGTCGAAAGCTTTGCCGACATCACCTCGGATCCAGACGTCCAGGAAAAACTGGAACAACTCTACGGCTCCGTTGATGATATCGACCTGTGGGTGGGCGGCCTTGTCGAAGACCACGTAGAGGGTGCCAGTGTTGGCGAAACGTTCCAAGCGATCATCACCGACCAATTCGAGCGACTTCGCGACGCAGATCGGTTCTGGTACGAGAACACGTTCTCCGAATCGGCATTGGCCGAAATCGAAAGTACAACGTTGGCCGACATCGTTGAACGAAACACAGAACTAACCGATCTCCAAAACGACGTATTCTTTTTCAGCGCGTCGATTTCCGGGACGGTCACAACGGATAGTGACGGGCGAACAAGCGCAAACGCCAATGACATCTCAAAGCAGGGCGGCACCACGCAAGGTGCGTCTGATCAGGTCATTCAGCTGGTCAGCGATGGGGAAGTCGTCGCTGAAACGACAACGGATTCCGAGGGTCATTACCGCTTCGACGTTCAAGACGGTTTGCGGACCGGCGAATACGAGGTTCACTTGATCTCGCAAACCGATGACGTCGCCACAACAATCGCGATGAAAGAAGTCGCGATTACAACTGGTGATGTCCATCTGCAGGACCTTAACTTTTCAATCACCTGCGATGATAACGGCGATGAAATAGAAGTTACCCCCTCAGGCGACCACTCAGGATCACGGCCAGATTCCGGCCAGCGATCAGGTAGCGGTCAACGTTCCAATCTCGATCCTCGCTCCGGCCCTGGTTTTGGCAACGAGCAATCTAGCAACGGGCAATCTAGCCGCGCCGATCTGACGCGGGGAAGTTCGTTGAGCCCCGATCTTGTCGATCCGTTCTTTAGTGGCCAAGAGGACGCGTTTGGCAACCGGACCCGTTGA
- a CDS encoding bacterioferritin, protein MSKKQKKQTIENLQRALSMELTAMHQYQLHACVLDDWGMDLLAAKMREELQEELGHSEEYLVRILYLNGDPKLDLEKTPVRATSLKEMFETDLADEKEAIEFYTTASIEASEDRDIGTRQLFERIAIDEEGHASWLELQLDLLERMGEPAYIAKHMSTNAAE, encoded by the coding sequence ATGTCAAAGAAACAAAAGAAACAAACGATCGAGAATCTTCAGCGAGCATTGTCAATGGAACTCACTGCGATGCACCAATACCAACTGCACGCATGTGTGCTGGATGATTGGGGTATGGATCTGCTGGCGGCCAAAATGCGTGAAGAGTTGCAGGAGGAACTCGGACATTCCGAGGAATATCTCGTCCGTATCCTGTATTTGAACGGTGATCCGAAATTGGATTTGGAAAAGACGCCCGTCCGAGCAACGTCGCTGAAAGAAATGTTTGAAACGGACCTCGCGGATGAGAAGGAAGCGATCGAGTTTTACACAACAGCTTCCATTGAGGCGAGCGAAGACCGCGACATCGGCACGCGGCAACTCTTCGAGCGAATCGCCATCGACGAAGAAGGGCACGCGAGTTGGTTGGAATTGCAACTCGACTTGCTCGAACGAATGGGCGAACCGGCCTACATCGCGAAACACATGTCAACCAATGCAGCCGAATAG
- a CDS encoding MBL fold metallo-hydrolase, which translates to MLLKYFYDEKLAHASYMVGCQRSKEAIIVDPGRDIDPYLAMAEKEDIKIVAVAETHIHADYVSGARELADRVDAKLYVSDEGPAEWKYLYLDDYDSMPVHDGDHFMIGNIRFDVLHTPGHTPESISFLLTDQGGGANKPMGIFTGDFVFVGSIGRPDLLEQAAGLMNTAEPGARDLFKSTERFKTLPDYLQVWPAHGAGSACGKGLGAIPSSTVGYEKRFNPALQFNDEDEFVRYILADQPEAPKYFAVMKRVNKAGPRILGADHHHTMLDLAGLADAVQSGTVVDIAPASEFAKGHVPGTINIPLSMLSPWAGWLVDYDQPTHLICEPNQLEEAARLLHKIGVEEIAGAFNASDVRSSDLATEVYATGTPEDLSHSVETGDVKLLDIRSNDEWKEGHIEQAEHRFLGRLPEHLDELPRDKKIVVQCRSGARSAIAASVLQAAGFKNVVNLTGGYVAWKSAGLPSVKTQPAMSG; encoded by the coding sequence ATGTTGCTCAAATATTTCTATGACGAAAAACTCGCCCACGCTTCTTACATGGTTGGATGCCAGCGGTCCAAAGAAGCGATCATCGTTGATCCAGGCCGCGACATCGATCCGTACCTTGCAATGGCAGAGAAGGAGGACATCAAGATCGTCGCAGTCGCTGAGACTCACATTCATGCCGACTATGTTTCGGGAGCTCGCGAGTTAGCCGATCGAGTCGACGCGAAGTTATATGTCTCCGACGAAGGTCCAGCCGAGTGGAAGTACCTGTACCTAGACGATTACGATAGCATGCCAGTTCACGACGGTGATCACTTCATGATTGGAAACATCCGGTTTGACGTTTTGCACACCCCCGGCCACACGCCTGAGAGCATTTCGTTCCTGCTGACCGACCAAGGGGGGGGTGCCAACAAACCGATGGGCATTTTTACCGGTGACTTCGTGTTCGTCGGTTCAATCGGTCGACCGGACCTGTTGGAACAAGCTGCTGGTTTGATGAACACAGCCGAACCTGGTGCACGCGATTTGTTCAAGTCGACCGAGCGATTCAAAACGCTGCCCGATTACTTGCAAGTCTGGCCGGCTCATGGAGCGGGAAGTGCATGCGGAAAAGGTCTTGGTGCCATACCATCGTCAACCGTTGGTTACGAAAAGCGGTTCAATCCGGCACTTCAGTTCAACGACGAAGACGAGTTTGTGCGTTACATCTTGGCGGACCAACCGGAGGCGCCGAAGTATTTCGCGGTGATGAAGCGAGTGAACAAAGCAGGCCCGCGGATTCTTGGCGCCGATCACCATCACACCATGCTTGATCTCGCCGGTTTGGCGGATGCGGTCCAATCGGGCACCGTCGTCGACATTGCCCCAGCGTCCGAATTCGCCAAGGGACATGTCCCCGGCACGATCAACATCCCACTCTCGATGCTGTCGCCTTGGGCGGGTTGGCTGGTGGACTACGATCAGCCGACGCACCTGATCTGCGAACCCAATCAGCTCGAAGAAGCGGCGAGGCTATTGCACAAGATCGGTGTGGAGGAAATCGCGGGTGCTTTCAATGCGAGCGATGTCCGATCGAGCGACTTGGCAACCGAAGTCTACGCAACCGGCACACCCGAGGACTTGTCACACAGTGTCGAAACGGGTGACGTAAAATTGCTCGATATTCGATCCAACGATGAGTGGAAAGAAGGTCACATCGAGCAAGCGGAGCACCGGTTCCTTGGTCGTCTACCAGAGCACCTGGACGAATTGCCACGCGATAAAAAAATAGTCGTCCAATGCCGTAGCGGGGCTCGATCGGCAATCGCGGCGAGCGTCCTGCAGGCCGCAGGTTTCAAGAACGTTGTCAACCTAACCGGTGGCTACGTCGCTTGGAAAAGTGCAGGTCTGCCAAGTGTCAAAACGCAACCTGCGATGAGCGGCTAA
- a CDS encoding alginate lyase family protein, protein MNHKILCLSMAILSVASVVSAESKSFVHPGILHTHADLERMRQQVATGAQPYLDGFKILQKHSQSSSRYKVLGGFEETGRKPSVRSSEHESDANAAYQNAMMWAITGDQAHADKAIEILNAWSSTLKVISGRDKILCAGISGVKFAAAAEILRYTESGWATDDIVRMESMLRNIYDPVLKDMADFANGNWSLAALQTVMAIAVFTDDRVMFDHAVEWFYHGKDNARLTHYVINPEGQCQESGRDQQHTMLGLGYLAVVAEIGWNQGLDLYSAENNRILAGFEYTAAYNLGHDVPFQETTDTTGKYHHTAIASEGRGRFDRRPIFEMVYNHYKFRKGLDCPYTEAVVKKIRPEGPGFKGDHIGFGTILFAREGTD, encoded by the coding sequence ATGAATCATAAAATCCTTTGCTTAAGTATGGCAATCCTGTCGGTGGCATCCGTGGTGTCGGCAGAGTCCAAGTCCTTTGTTCATCCCGGCATCTTGCATACGCACGCCGATCTAGAACGCATGCGCCAGCAAGTCGCAACGGGAGCCCAACCCTACCTAGACGGATTCAAGATTCTGCAAAAGCATTCGCAATCGTCAAGTCGTTACAAGGTACTCGGAGGATTCGAGGAAACCGGTCGAAAGCCCAGCGTCAGATCCTCGGAACACGAGAGTGATGCCAACGCGGCCTACCAGAACGCCATGATGTGGGCGATCACGGGTGACCAAGCCCATGCTGACAAGGCCATTGAGATACTCAATGCCTGGTCGTCCACGCTGAAGGTCATTAGTGGACGAGATAAGATCCTCTGCGCCGGGATCTCCGGAGTCAAATTCGCTGCGGCCGCTGAAATTCTGCGTTACACCGAATCCGGGTGGGCTACCGATGATATTGTACGTATGGAATCCATGCTCCGAAACATCTACGATCCGGTACTCAAGGACATGGCGGACTTTGCCAATGGCAACTGGTCTTTAGCGGCCCTCCAGACCGTGATGGCCATTGCGGTATTCACCGACGATCGCGTCATGTTCGACCACGCGGTAGAATGGTTCTACCACGGCAAGGACAATGCCCGCCTAACACACTATGTGATTAATCCGGAAGGCCAGTGCCAAGAGAGTGGTCGTGATCAACAGCATACCATGCTGGGACTGGGGTACCTGGCCGTGGTCGCAGAAATAGGTTGGAACCAGGGTCTCGATCTATACAGTGCAGAGAACAATCGCATCCTGGCCGGTTTCGAGTACACGGCCGCTTACAACCTGGGGCACGACGTCCCCTTCCAGGAGACCACCGACACGACCGGTAAGTATCACCATACCGCCATCGCTTCCGAGGGACGAGGTCGGTTCGACCGTCGGCCGATTTTTGAAATGGTCTACAACCACTACAAATTTCGGAAGGGATTGGATTGTCCCTACACCGAAGCCGTCGTCAAAAAGATCCGACCGGAAGGACCAGGCTTTAAGGGGGACCATATCGGCTTTGGCACCATCTTGTTCGCACGCGAAGGAACCGACTAG
- a CDS encoding right-handed parallel beta-helix repeat-containing protein: MLNVKKYWRLFCKQSNGKWQLIIGLMFMCGTINAAEVKISSLNELADYASKSGNVITMSPGVYPLEGYLPVDSMRARHDNKQFQFITFSGSNNIFKLDGVELEVDNALRKALSPPVHTSEFLMTGSNNTLKGLLIRYNGEGTSSGGAALQVAGNGNVLKNITLHVSGSYPYGYGDLFGKGKPKETVIKHSKHSGLLVTGSDTKLDGCKLYMRSFGHGYFVQQNAKNIYFEDCYVEGAVRSTDDILAETSGPAFDVKFRTWTPNREGEFVVTPGYMKSLCEDGFRVYGQIKNIHFKNCTAKNTRAGFELRTNGGIRLENCTTIGTERGYWLGNGAIVKNCRGDANYGPLMFVEGNNLDVELIVTPSESDRLVHALITVQGENNKVVLKSEDGKKKTNGLPILIGYTPPEHGESMSPFGESETRGLKLNNETGMPIKIGAKARDCQIETDGSVLENKGINIEMTLN; the protein is encoded by the coding sequence ATGTTGAATGTCAAAAAATACTGGAGATTATTTTGTAAACAGTCAAATGGGAAATGGCAGTTGATTATTGGGCTGATGTTTATGTGTGGCACAATAAACGCCGCTGAGGTAAAGATTAGCAGTTTGAATGAATTGGCAGATTATGCATCGAAAAGTGGAAATGTCATAACGATGTCTCCCGGTGTTTATCCATTAGAAGGCTATTTGCCGGTTGATTCGATGAGAGCCCGTCATGATAACAAGCAATTTCAATTTATCACTTTCAGCGGAAGCAACAATATTTTCAAGCTCGATGGCGTGGAGCTTGAGGTAGACAATGCTTTGCGTAAAGCATTAAGCCCTCCGGTACATACCAGTGAATTTTTAATGACTGGAAGTAACAACACCTTAAAGGGGCTTTTAATCAGATACAATGGAGAAGGAACTTCGTCGGGAGGGGCCGCACTTCAGGTAGCTGGTAACGGTAATGTTCTTAAGAATATTACACTTCATGTTTCAGGTTCGTACCCTTATGGTTACGGCGATTTGTTTGGTAAGGGCAAACCCAAAGAAACCGTAATTAAACATAGCAAGCATAGTGGGCTTTTGGTTACCGGTAGCGACACCAAACTCGATGGGTGCAAACTTTATATGCGATCTTTTGGTCATGGTTATTTTGTGCAGCAAAATGCTAAAAATATATACTTCGAAGATTGCTATGTAGAGGGAGCCGTTCGGTCAACAGATGATATTCTGGCAGAAACATCAGGGCCTGCTTTCGATGTGAAATTTCGAACGTGGACTCCAAACCGTGAAGGTGAATTCGTCGTTACACCTGGCTATATGAAATCATTATGCGAAGACGGTTTTCGCGTCTATGGCCAAATCAAGAATATCCATTTCAAGAACTGTACTGCCAAAAACACACGGGCTGGCTTTGAACTTAGAACAAACGGTGGAATACGACTTGAAAATTGCACGACCATCGGCACAGAACGTGGCTATTGGCTGGGGAATGGTGCAATCGTTAAGAACTGTAGGGGAGATGCTAATTATGGTCCATTGATGTTTGTGGAAGGGAACAATTTAGATGTCGAATTGATTGTAACCCCTTCTGAATCGGATCGTCTGGTTCACGCTCTGATTACCGTTCAGGGTGAGAACAATAAGGTGGTGTTGAAATCGGAAGATGGGAAAAAGAAAACGAATGGACTTCCAATTTTGATCGGATATACCCCTCCTGAACACGGAGAATCCATGTCACCTTTTGGTGAAAGTGAAACGAGGGGACTGAAGTTAAATAATGAAACTGGAATGCCCATAAAAATTGGAGCAAAGGCACGTGATTGTCAGATCGAAACCGATGGTTCGGTTTTAGAAAATAAGGGGATAAATATTGAAATGACTTTAAATTGA
- a CDS encoding alpha-L-fucosidase produces MKNLFFVVLALLLFVPNVAGASEGTSPTDTSSELDTLTEQGDDGTDTAANTKDRIAWYESLKYGMFIHYNMPTFHGAASMGANCKSAEPDPDPKKWNPTGLDTDQWMEVVKAAGMSHAILTVKHHHGFCLWDSAHTDFDVASSGNTTDVVEAFVKSARAAGITYGFYVNLGRDIHHWGCNHQVRTNSQFEEFQENIVEELLTKYPDCDMLWFDGPAVYPNNQNMYDHIKSINSDVIVINNFGDKPGNVGWPYDVGHYEFNFSSHNYEQNESHGGKDYYVPKGICHSIYNSWFWRPGLKLKTQSSLKELHKLMMDKGGVDLVNLGPNQAGVIPHSGQSNQRQHMIDLYNDLFGVAPPIDDRDESITYEGSWSETGDSSDYNSTCKVSSTENDYAEYTFTGEAIKLAVRKGPSCGKANIYIDGQLDETIDTYKASTQGAAYVYENHSLSNATHTIKVEVSHEKNTSSTGHDVNIDFFEYGSIGGVTSASSSVPTRME; encoded by the coding sequence ATGAAGAACCTGTTTTTTGTTGTCCTTGCACTACTGCTGTTCGTCCCCAATGTTGCAGGTGCCAGCGAGGGTACCAGCCCGACGGACACCTCTTCCGAGCTCGACACTTTAACGGAGCAAGGGGATGATGGAACGGATACTGCAGCGAACACAAAAGACAGGATCGCCTGGTACGAAAGCCTTAAATACGGGATGTTCATTCACTACAACATGCCCACTTTTCATGGGGCCGCATCGATGGGCGCCAACTGTAAAAGTGCAGAGCCAGATCCTGATCCCAAAAAATGGAACCCAACCGGTCTCGATACCGATCAGTGGATGGAAGTTGTCAAAGCAGCTGGCATGAGTCACGCCATCCTTACCGTAAAGCATCATCATGGGTTTTGCCTTTGGGACAGCGCCCATACCGATTTCGATGTTGCAAGTAGTGGAAATACAACGGACGTCGTCGAAGCATTTGTCAAGTCTGCTAGAGCTGCAGGCATAACTTATGGATTTTACGTTAATCTTGGACGAGACATCCATCACTGGGGGTGCAATCACCAGGTGCGGACAAATTCGCAATTTGAAGAGTTTCAGGAAAACATCGTTGAAGAACTACTAACGAAGTATCCGGATTGTGACATGTTGTGGTTCGATGGTCCCGCTGTGTATCCAAACAACCAGAACATGTACGATCACATCAAATCAATCAACTCCGATGTCATCGTCATCAACAACTTTGGCGACAAGCCTGGAAATGTAGGTTGGCCTTACGATGTGGGGCACTATGAATTCAATTTCAGTTCACACAATTATGAGCAAAACGAGTCCCACGGTGGAAAGGATTATTACGTTCCCAAAGGTATCTGCCACTCAATCTACAACAGCTGGTTTTGGAGACCGGGACTAAAGCTTAAGACGCAAAGTTCGCTCAAGGAACTCCATAAATTGATGATGGATAAAGGGGGGGTTGATCTGGTTAACTTGGGACCCAATCAGGCTGGGGTGATTCCTCACTCAGGGCAATCCAACCAACGACAGCATATGATCGATCTTTACAATGATTTATTTGGGGTCGCCCCCCCCATCGATGATCGCGATGAATCCATCACCTACGAAGGCAGCTGGAGTGAAACGGGAGATAGCAGTGATTACAACTCAACTTGCAAAGTGAGTAGCACGGAGAATGATTATGCTGAGTATACCTTCACCGGCGAAGCGATCAAACTAGCTGTAAGGAAAGGGCCATCATGTGGGAAAGCGAACATCTATATTGATGGTCAGCTTGACGAGACCATCGATACTTACAAAGCCTCGACTCAAGGCGCAGCATACGTCTATGAAAACCATTCTTTATCCAACGCGACGCACACGATAAAGGTTGAGGTATCGCATGAAAAAAACACGTCTTCCACTGGCCATGATGTGAACATCGACTTTTTTGAGTATGGCTCGATCGGTGGTGTCACATCAGCGTCATCCTCCGTCCCCACACGGATGGAATAA